Proteins encoded by one window of Arabidopsis thaliana chromosome 2, partial sequence:
- a CDS encoding Leucine-rich repeat transmembrane protein kinase protein, producing the protein MGNFNFLPLVSFASFVVVLVLVCAQDQSGFVSIDCGIPEDSSYYDEKTDIKYISDAAFVESGTIHSIDSKFQKKNLEKQFQKVRSFPEGKKNCYDVQPPQGKGFKYLIRTRFMYGNYDNLGKAPDFDLYLGVNLWDSVTLENSTTIVTKEIIYTLRSDKVHVCLVDKERGTPFLSVLELRLLKNNIYETASDSLMLYRRWDLGATGDLPARYKDDIFDRFWMPLMFPNFLILNTSLMIDPTSSNGFLPPSVVMSTAVAPMNSSIEQIMVYWEPRDPNWKFYIYIHFAEVEKLPSNETREFSVFLNKEQIDTTSVFRPSYLYTDTLYVQNPVSGPFLEFVLRQGVKSTRPPIMNAIETYRTNEFLDLPTDQNDVDAIMKIKTKYKVKKNWLGDPCAPFGYPWQGINCSYTANNPPRIISVNLSFSGLTGQIDPVFITLTPLQKLDLSNNRLTGTVPDFLANLPDLTELNLEENKLTGILPEKLLERSKDGSLSLRVGGNPDLCVSDSCRNKKTERKEYIIPSVASVTGLFFLLLALISFWQFKKRQQSVKTGPLDTKRYYKYSEIVEITNNFERVLGQGGFGKVYYGVLRGEQVAIKMLSKSSAQGYKEFRAEVELLLRVHHKNLIALIGYCHEGDQMALIYEYIGNGTLGDYLSGKNSSILSWEERLQISLDAAQGLEYLHNGCKPPIVHRDVKPTNILINEKLQAKIADFGLSRSFTLEGDSQVSTEVAGTIGYLDPEHYSMQQFSEKSDVYSFGVVLLEVITGQPVISRSRTEENRHISDRVSLMLSKGDIKSIVDPKLGERFNAGLAWKITEVALACASESTKTRLTMSQVVAELKESLCRARTSGDSGDISFSEPTEMNVSMTVDPGVLPQPR; encoded by the exons ATGGGGAATTTCAACTTTCTTCCGCTAGTTTCTTTCGCAAGCTTTGTTGTTGtccttgttcttgtttgtgCTCAAGACCAATCAG GTTTTGTTAGTATAGATTGTGGTATACCAGAAGATTCCAGTTATTACGATGAGAAAACAGACATAAAATACATTTCAGATGCTGCATTTGTCGAGTCCGGGACAATTCATAGCATAGATTCTaagtttcagaaaaaaaatcttgagaaACAGTTCCAAAAGGTTAGGAGCTTCCCTGAAGGCAAGAAAAACTGTTACGATGTGCAGCCTCCTCAGGGAAAAGGCTTCAAGTATCTGATAAGAACCCGTTTCATGTACGGTAACTACGATAATCTAGGGAAAGCACCCGACTTCGATCTTTATCTTGGTGTCAATCTCTGGGATTCTGTTACTCTTGAGAATTCAACTACTATAGTCACCAAAGAGATCATCTACACTCTTCGCTCGGACAAGGTTCATGTGTGTCTTGTTGATAAAGAAAGAGGAACTCCATTCTTGTCTGTCTTAGAACTCAGGCTcctgaaaaataatatatacgaGACTGCTTCTGATTCTCTTATGCTGTATCGAAGATGGGATCTTGGTGCAACCGGAGATCTTCCTGCCAg GTACAAAGACGATATTTTTGACCGCTTCTGGATGCCGTTGATGTTTCCGAACTTTTTGATCCTCAATACGTCGCTGATGATAGATCCGACTAGCAGCAACGGATTCTTACCCCCTAGTGTTGTCATGAGCACTGCAGTAGCACCAATGAATTCCAGCATAGAGCAGATAATGGTTTATTGGGAACCACGGGACCCAAATTGgaaattctatatatacatacacttTGCTGAAGTTGAGAAACTTCCAAGTAATGAGACAAGGGAGTTCTCTGTGTTTCTGAACAAAGAGCAGATCGACACTACTAGTGTGTTTAGGCCTAGCTACTTGTATACAGATACACTTTACGTTCAAAACCCCGTGAGCGGACCATTTCTCGAATTTGTTCTTAGACAAGGTGTTAAGTCCACGCGTCCTCCTATCATGAATGCCATCGAGACATATCGTACCAACGAGTTTCTTGATTTGCCTACTGATCAAAATGATG TTGATgcaattatgaaaataaagacCAAGTATAAAGTGAAGAAGAACTGGCTCGGAGATCCTTGTGCTCCATTTGGCTATCCTTGGCAGGGTATTAATTGTAGCTACACCGCTAACAATCCTCCGAGAATCATTTCTGT GAACCTATCCTTTAGTGGATTGACTGGCCAGATTGATCCAGTCTTCATCACCCTTACACCATTACAGAAACT AGACTTATCAAATAACAGATTAACAGGAACAGTACCTGATTTCCTTGCTAATTTACCGGATTTAACCGAGTT AAACTTGGAAGAAAACAAGTTAACGGGTATCCTCCCGGAGAAACTATTGGAGAGATCAAAAGATGGATCGCTTTCTCTGAG AGTTGGCGGGAATCCAGACCTTTGCGTGTCTGATTCATGTCGAAACAAAAAGACGGAGAGGAAAGAATACATTATTCCATCAGTAGCATCTGTTACAggattgttttttctcttgctCGCATTAATTTCTTTCTGGCAATTCAAGAAGAGACAACAAA GTGTCAAGACCGGACCACTAGACACAAAGCGATACTACAAGTATTCAGAAATAGTGGAAATTACAAACAACTTTGAGAGAGTTCTTGGCCAAGGAGGCTTCGGAAAAGTATACTATGGTGTCTTACGTGGGGAACAAGTTGCTATCAAGATGTTGTCTAAATCATCAGCTCAAGGCTACAAAGAATTCCGAGCAGAG GTTGAACTTCTCCTGAGAGTTCATCACAAGAACCTAATAGCTCTTATTGGATACTGCCACGAAGGAGATCAAATGGCACTTATCTACGAGTATATCGGTAATGGGACCTTGGGAGACTACTTGTCAG GGAAAAACTCGAGTATTTTGAGCTGGGAGGAAAGGTTACAGATATCATTAGATGCAGCACAAG GGCTAGAGTATCTCCACAATGGATGCAAACCTCCTATAGTTCACAGAGATGTGAAACCTACGAACATTCTAATCAACGAAAAGCTCCAGGCCAAGATCGCTGACTTCGGTTTATCTAGAAGCTTCACACTGGAAGGTGACAGTCAGGTTTCAACTGAAGTCGCTGGAACTATTGGCTATCTTGACCCTGA GCACTACTCGATGCAGCAATTCAGCGAGAAGAGTGATGTTTATAGCTTTGGGGTGGTACTCCTGGAGGTAATCACGGGCCAACCGGTAATTTCACGTTCAAGGACTGAAGAGAACAGACATATAAGCGACCGAGTTAGCTTGATGCTGTCTAAAGGAGATATCAAAAGCATTGTGGATCCGAAGCTAGGAGAGAGGTTCAACGCTGGCTTGGCCTGGAAGATCACTGAAGTAGCATTGGCTTGTGCGTCTGAAAGTACTAAGACAAGACTCACGATGAGTCAGGTTGTGGCTGAGCTAAAAGAGAGTCTATGCAGAGCAAGAACCAGTGGTGATTCTGGAGATATTTCTTTTAGCGAGCCGACGGAGATGAACGTGTCCATGACTGTTGACCCGGGGGTGCTTCCTCAACCGAGGTAA